One stretch of Euphorbia lathyris chromosome 7, ddEupLath1.1, whole genome shotgun sequence DNA includes these proteins:
- the LOC136235337 gene encoding pentatricopeptide repeat-containing protein At2g20710, mitochondrial-like isoform X2 — MLSPRFAEPREGPTAELYRRISPVGDWNISIVPILNQWVEEGRSVDAEGLKDIIRELRYYKRYNHALEISMWMSDKRYFELSSLDAAVRLELISKAQGIEQNAEKYFNDLSVKRKGLHVYSALLKCYATEKCVEKAEAVMQKMRDLGYDKNARDYNFMLNLYYKTGNMEKMESLLQEMEENGIVHDKFTLAILFSAYAAIMDIEKMDKIVRIVESEPNAVFDWTNYNAAAVGYKKAGLFDKAFEMLKKAEARLPSKPDFTAYHSLLTQYATIGRKDEVVRVWSLYKRYKVYNPGYKRVLKSLVMLGDIEMAEGIFDEWESQDLSYDMNVPNVMIGAYSKKGLIEKAEALVDRAISKGGKPNGWTWYCLATGYLENDQPRKGVEMMKRAIVLCVPYRKPSIEPLAACLEHLKGLGDIEEAEEFIKLLMDESIISLDIQEKLLNAVKAEKSVQTGALLELMKAEKKS, encoded by the coding sequence ATGCTGAGCCCTAGATTTGCAGAGCCACGGGAAGGCCCAACAGCAGAGCTGTACCGTCGGATTTCTCCAGTTGGAGATTGGAACATCTCAATTGTACCGATTCTTAATCAGTGGGTCGAAGAAGGGCGATCTGTAGATGCAGAAGGCCTGAAAGACATCATAAGGGAATTGCGGTATTATAAGCGATACAATCATGCTCTGGAGATATCAATGTGGATGTCTGACAAAAGATACTTTGAGCTCAGTTCTTTGGATGCTGCCGTCCGATTGGAATTAATTTCAAAAGCTCAAGGGATTGAACAAAACGCAGAAAAGTATTTCAATGACCTTTCAGTAAAACGAAAAGGCCTTCATGTTTATAGTGCGCTCCTCAAATGCTATGCAACTGAAAAATGTGTTGAAAAGGCGGAAGCAGTCATGCAGAAGATGAGGGATTTGGGCTATGATAAGAACGCAAGGGATTATAATTTCATGCTTAATCTTTATTATAAGACTGGAAATATGGAGAAGATGGAATCTTTGTTGCAGGAGATGGAAGAGAATGGCATTGTTCATGACAAATTTACACTAGCCATACTGTTTAGTGCATATGCGGCTATTATGGACATTGAGAAAATGGATAAGATAGTGAGAATTGTGGAATCTGAACCCAACGCTGTTTTTGACTGGACTAATTACAATGCTGCAGCAGTTGGTTATAAAAAAGCAGGTCTTTTTGACAAGGCTTTTGAAATGCTGAAGAAGGCTGAGGCACGTCTCCCAAGCAAGCCAGATTTTACCGCGTATCATAGCCTTCTCACACAATATGCTACAATTGGGAGGAAGGATGAAGTTGTAAGAGTCTGGTCACTCTACAAGAGATACAAGGTTTACAATCCGGGATATAAGCGTGTCCTGAAATCTCTTGTGATGTTAGGCGATATTGAAATGGCTGAAGGAATTTTTGATGAGTGGGAATCCCAGGATCTATCATATGATATGAATGTCCCAAATGTCATGATTGGTGCCTATTCCAAGAAGGGGCTTATAGAAAAGGCAGAAGCCTTAGTTGACAGGGCAATATCAAAAGGAGGGAAACCAAATGGTTGGACATGGTATTGTTTGGCCACAGGGTACCTTGAGAATGATCAACCTCGAAAGGGAGTGGAAATGATGAAACGAGCTATTGTACTTTGTGTGCCGTATAGGAAACCAAGCATCGAACCTTTAGCAGCATGTTTGGAGCACTTGAAAGGATTGGGAGACATAGAGGAAGCAGAAGAGTTCATAAAATTACTGATGGATGAGAGTATTATTTCTTTAGATATTCAGGAAAAATTGTTAAATGCTGTTAAAGCTGAGAAGTCAGTTCAAACTGGTGCCTTGCTGGAGTTAATGAAGGCAGAGAAGAAGTCTTGA
- the LOC136235337 gene encoding pentatricopeptide repeat-containing protein At2g20710, mitochondrial-like isoform X1, which produces MEFARFSRLLQEIRNFGSRIETHSNFYSTKAMLSPRFAEPREGPTAELYRRISPVGDWNISIVPILNQWVEEGRSVDAEGLKDIIRELRYYKRYNHALEISMWMSDKRYFELSSLDAAVRLELISKAQGIEQNAEKYFNDLSVKRKGLHVYSALLKCYATEKCVEKAEAVMQKMRDLGYDKNARDYNFMLNLYYKTGNMEKMESLLQEMEENGIVHDKFTLAILFSAYAAIMDIEKMDKIVRIVESEPNAVFDWTNYNAAAVGYKKAGLFDKAFEMLKKAEARLPSKPDFTAYHSLLTQYATIGRKDEVVRVWSLYKRYKVYNPGYKRVLKSLVMLGDIEMAEGIFDEWESQDLSYDMNVPNVMIGAYSKKGLIEKAEALVDRAISKGGKPNGWTWYCLATGYLENDQPRKGVEMMKRAIVLCVPYRKPSIEPLAACLEHLKGLGDIEEAEEFIKLLMDESIISLDIQEKLLNAVKAEKSVQTGALLELMKAEKKS; this is translated from the coding sequence ATGGAGTTTGCTCGATTTAGCCGTTTGCTTCAAGAAATCCGTAATTTTGGATCTCGAATTGAAACCCATTCAAATTTCTACTCCACGAAGGCAATGCTGAGCCCTAGATTTGCAGAGCCACGGGAAGGCCCAACAGCAGAGCTGTACCGTCGGATTTCTCCAGTTGGAGATTGGAACATCTCAATTGTACCGATTCTTAATCAGTGGGTCGAAGAAGGGCGATCTGTAGATGCAGAAGGCCTGAAAGACATCATAAGGGAATTGCGGTATTATAAGCGATACAATCATGCTCTGGAGATATCAATGTGGATGTCTGACAAAAGATACTTTGAGCTCAGTTCTTTGGATGCTGCCGTCCGATTGGAATTAATTTCAAAAGCTCAAGGGATTGAACAAAACGCAGAAAAGTATTTCAATGACCTTTCAGTAAAACGAAAAGGCCTTCATGTTTATAGTGCGCTCCTCAAATGCTATGCAACTGAAAAATGTGTTGAAAAGGCGGAAGCAGTCATGCAGAAGATGAGGGATTTGGGCTATGATAAGAACGCAAGGGATTATAATTTCATGCTTAATCTTTATTATAAGACTGGAAATATGGAGAAGATGGAATCTTTGTTGCAGGAGATGGAAGAGAATGGCATTGTTCATGACAAATTTACACTAGCCATACTGTTTAGTGCATATGCGGCTATTATGGACATTGAGAAAATGGATAAGATAGTGAGAATTGTGGAATCTGAACCCAACGCTGTTTTTGACTGGACTAATTACAATGCTGCAGCAGTTGGTTATAAAAAAGCAGGTCTTTTTGACAAGGCTTTTGAAATGCTGAAGAAGGCTGAGGCACGTCTCCCAAGCAAGCCAGATTTTACCGCGTATCATAGCCTTCTCACACAATATGCTACAATTGGGAGGAAGGATGAAGTTGTAAGAGTCTGGTCACTCTACAAGAGATACAAGGTTTACAATCCGGGATATAAGCGTGTCCTGAAATCTCTTGTGATGTTAGGCGATATTGAAATGGCTGAAGGAATTTTTGATGAGTGGGAATCCCAGGATCTATCATATGATATGAATGTCCCAAATGTCATGATTGGTGCCTATTCCAAGAAGGGGCTTATAGAAAAGGCAGAAGCCTTAGTTGACAGGGCAATATCAAAAGGAGGGAAACCAAATGGTTGGACATGGTATTGTTTGGCCACAGGGTACCTTGAGAATGATCAACCTCGAAAGGGAGTGGAAATGATGAAACGAGCTATTGTACTTTGTGTGCCGTATAGGAAACCAAGCATCGAACCTTTAGCAGCATGTTTGGAGCACTTGAAAGGATTGGGAGACATAGAGGAAGCAGAAGAGTTCATAAAATTACTGATGGATGAGAGTATTATTTCTTTAGATATTCAGGAAAAATTGTTAAATGCTGTTAAAGCTGAGAAGTCAGTTCAAACTGGTGCCTTGCTGGAGTTAATGAAGGCAGAGAAGAAGTCTTGA